From Chloroflexota bacterium, the proteins below share one genomic window:
- a CDS encoding DUF2029 domain-containing protein produces the protein MSQQPTINWRRIAWISSSIMVLFYIGISFFVDYGGDLYLYYMPFAKGCADCGFNPYYARWFFAPLMLLPNTFIAWPIWNIVVFAILFWLIYTMDVNPLIVASFAVIGQFWLGQVDIYLCIGIYLVLKHENPLINGIGLCFLAIKPQVMALAMLYLLIGQPWPVLARMLVAPIIMALLSFAVFGIDWPVRWLSNTQELPVHMWRYSALDTWRFALPFIWIPLLFKQRDLRIVLSIAVMALASPFFGIYTYIVLVLFYPKWWTIPLSYVWVLFIPLAGPMAMRFAWILPLAIIAHICYTNWPQSWWAQRQQRLAN, from the coding sequence ATGAGCCAACAACCAACGATTAATTGGCGTAGAATTGCTTGGATTAGTTCTAGCATTATGGTGCTCTTTTATATTGGGATATCGTTTTTTGTCGATTATGGTGGTGATTTATATTTGTATTATATGCCTTTTGCCAAAGGCTGTGCTGATTGTGGCTTTAACCCTTATTATGCCCGCTGGTTTTTTGCCCCATTAATGCTTTTGCCCAATACGTTTATCGCTTGGCCAATTTGGAATATTGTGGTTTTTGCAATCCTCTTTTGGTTAATCTACACGATGGATGTTAATCCATTAATTGTAGCCTCATTTGCAGTTATTGGTCAATTTTGGCTCGGTCAAGTCGATATTTATCTTTGCATCGGCATCTATTTAGTATTGAAGCACGAAAATCCATTGATTAATGGAATTGGCTTATGCTTTTTGGCAATTAAACCCCAAGTGATGGCGTTGGCGATGCTTTATCTATTAATTGGCCAGCCTTGGCCAGTTTTAGCGCGAATGTTGGTCGCCCCAATCATTATGGCCCTGTTGAGTTTTGCCGTATTTGGCATCGATTGGCCAGTGCGTTGGCTGAGCAATACGCAAGAGCTTCCAGTGCACATGTGGCGCTATTCGGCTTTAGATACGTGGCGTTTTGCCCTCCCCTTTATTTGGATTCCGTTGCTATTTAAACAACGTGATTTACGGATTGTGCTGAGTATTGCCGTGATGGCGCTAGCTTCGCCATTTTTCGGCATTTACACCTACATTGTTTTAGTCTTGTTTTACCCCAAATGGTGGACGATTCCGCTATCGTATGTATGGGTTTTGTTTATTCCATTGGCTGGCCCGATGGCCATGCGCTTTGCTTGGATTTTGCCTTTGGCGATTATCGCGCACATTTGTTATACCAATTGGCCGCAAAGTTGGTGGGCGCAACGTCAACAACGACTGGCGAACTAA
- a CDS encoding aldo/keto reductase, which yields MTPIGYGCMTIGGNWSTDPWTSSEYATGRKALAAALEQDITLFDHADIYTRGKSERLFGELLAEQPSLRQRIVLQSKCGIRFADEPAGSPQRYDFSYDHIVASVEGSLKRLNTDHLDLLLLHRPDMLVEPEDIARAFDQLQQSGKVRYFGVSNHSPAQIALTQAALDQPLVVNQVQLSLLHHQLISEGIDTNRSNLPFNAAFGLLDYCRLHKIQLQAWGPLSGGQLVNFKDDAAANVKATAALVNQLAEQYGVSSEAIQLAWLLRHPAQIMPIIGTTNPSRIAATKEALRVELNREEWYHLLTAARTANVP from the coding sequence ATGACCCCGATTGGCTATGGTTGTATGACGATTGGTGGCAATTGGAGTACTGATCCATGGACGAGTAGTGAATATGCAACTGGGCGCAAGGCTTTGGCTGCTGCGCTTGAGCAAGATATTACGCTGTTTGATCATGCCGATATCTACACGCGTGGTAAATCTGAGCGCCTGTTTGGCGAACTTTTGGCCGAACAGCCTAGCCTACGCCAACGGATCGTTTTACAATCGAAGTGTGGCATTCGCTTTGCCGACGAGCCTGCTGGCTCGCCGCAACGCTACGATTTTAGCTACGACCATATTGTTGCTTCAGTCGAAGGTAGCCTCAAACGTCTCAACACCGATCATCTTGATTTGTTGCTCTTGCATCGCCCCGATATGTTGGTGGAGCCAGAAGATATTGCGCGAGCGTTTGATCAATTGCAACAAAGTGGCAAAGTGCGCTATTTTGGGGTGAGCAATCACTCGCCCGCTCAAATTGCCCTAACCCAAGCCGCGCTTGACCAGCCGTTGGTTGTCAACCAAGTGCAATTAAGCTTATTGCACCATCAGCTGATCAGCGAAGGGATCGATACCAATCGCAGCAATTTGCCGTTTAATGCCGCCTTTGGCTTGTTGGATTACTGTCGTTTGCACAAGATTCAGCTACAAGCCTGGGGGCCATTATCTGGGGGCCAACTGGTTAATTTCAAGGATGATGCTGCGGCGAATGTTAAAGCCACCGCAGCCTTGGTCAACCAATTGGCCGAGCAGTATGGCGTAAGCTCCGAAGCGATTCAATTGGCATGGCTGTTGCGTCACCCAGCCCAAATTATGCCAATTATTGGCACAACCAATCCCAGCCGAATTGCGGCAACCAAAGAAGCGCTCCGTGTCGAACTCAATCGGGAAGAATGGTATCATCTGCTGACGGCAGCACGTACCGCCAACGTTCCATAG
- a CDS encoding GAF domain-containing protein, producing MNEFDSVVEAIEAGWELDDILQLIVTNSQVLLDLQHVYIVLYEAEQLWLKANTNDLPTRVLAPTSAEARVVAMGRAVALEPIQALPLWRTLEFAIKTDTRGWISAPIRLNGHTVGALAAFAEPTPEEPLREALRFMTVLADLAALALERGQFWLRHQRRSQFIALLRTISSLSQQQPLGDLAHTIAQQLCKIGNADLALMYIPSPETEEFVTLGLSDTPLALQIRELGLDHIPLASNALLHECYQTGQAQRLALTNEQWPELAQLGVQQLLIVPIHDTHERLGVIVLASLQDTRFDDDALNFLNFIGVRLGYALKNENLLEEVVQAERRRINEDERSNFIASVAHDLKNALTTVIGTTQLGMRKLRRGDQSYNEKALTTIATKSQQALQLIEDMVDVSRLEQGTFRLFIQSIDLVQLVADEAEAARVLSQRHTIQFASSLEHYELAADQQRLRQVLANLLINAIRYSPDGGTISVRIMDADHAPVPSNASISSESELDQAVVISVSDQGIGIPEHELPYIFERFYRGQGSTVASGSGLGLYISAAIMAQHGGKMWVESKLNHGTTFYCSLPAARVL from the coding sequence TTGAATGAGTTTGATTCAGTAGTTGAGGCAATTGAGGCTGGCTGGGAACTCGACGATATTTTGCAGTTGATCGTTACAAATAGCCAAGTATTGCTGGATTTACAGCATGTGTATATTGTGTTATACGAGGCCGAGCAGTTGTGGCTCAAGGCTAATACCAATGATCTACCAACCCGTGTTTTAGCACCAACCAGCGCCGAAGCGCGAGTTGTGGCGATGGGTCGGGCAGTTGCTTTGGAGCCAATTCAAGCCTTGCCGCTGTGGCGCACACTCGAATTTGCAATCAAAACAGATACCCGCGGCTGGATCAGTGCGCCAATTCGCTTAAATGGCCACACCGTTGGCGCTTTAGCCGCCTTTGCCGAGCCAACGCCCGAAGAGCCATTGCGCGAAGCTCTGCGCTTTATGACGGTCTTGGCCGATTTGGCGGCACTGGCCTTAGAACGCGGCCAGTTTTGGCTGCGCCATCAACGCCGTTCACAGTTTATCGCTTTGTTGCGCACGATTTCAAGCCTCTCCCAACAGCAACCATTGGGCGATTTGGCGCATACCATCGCCCAACAATTATGTAAAATTGGCAATGCCGATTTGGCGTTGATGTATATTCCTAGCCCTGAAACCGAAGAATTTGTGACTCTTGGGCTGAGCGATACACCCTTGGCCTTGCAAATTCGCGAACTTGGGCTTGATCATATTCCGTTGGCTAGCAATGCCTTGTTGCATGAATGCTACCAAACAGGCCAAGCCCAACGCCTCGCCTTAACCAACGAACAGTGGCCCGAATTGGCCCAACTTGGCGTGCAACAACTCTTGATTGTGCCAATTCACGATACCCACGAGCGTTTGGGCGTAATTGTATTGGCCAGTTTGCAAGATACCCGTTTCGATGACGATGCGCTGAATTTTCTCAATTTTATTGGAGTACGGCTCGGCTATGCGCTGAAAAACGAGAATTTGCTCGAAGAGGTTGTGCAAGCTGAACGTCGCCGCATCAATGAAGACGAACGCAGCAACTTTATTGCATCGGTGGCCCATGATCTCAAAAATGCCCTAACCACCGTGATTGGTACAACTCAACTGGGCATGCGCAAGCTCCGTCGTGGCGACCAAAGCTATAATGAAAAGGCGCTTACGACAATCGCTACCAAATCGCAACAGGCACTCCAATTGATCGAAGACATGGTTGATGTGAGCCGCTTGGAGCAAGGCACATTCCGTTTATTTATTCAAAGTATTGATCTGGTGCAACTGGTTGCTGATGAAGCCGAAGCTGCTCGCGTTTTATCGCAACGGCATACAATTCAATTTGCTAGTAGTCTTGAACACTACGAATTAGCCGCCGATCAACAACGCTTACGCCAAGTGCTGGCCAATTTATTGATCAACGCAATTCGCTATTCGCCCGATGGCGGTACAATTTCAGTGCGGATAATGGATGCTGATCACGCGCCAGTGCCGAGCAACGCCAGCATTAGCAGCGAAAGCGAGCTAGACCAAGCAGTGGTGATCAGCGTCAGCGATCAGGGCATTGGCATTCCTGAGCATGAACTGCCCTACATTTTCGAGCGCTTTTATCGTGGCCAAGGCTCGACGGTGGCTAGCGGTTCAGGTTTAGGATTGTACATCAGCGCCGCGATTATGGCCCAGCATGGTGGCAAAATGTGGGTTGAATCAAAACTCAACCATGGCACAACCTTTTATTGCTCATTACCAGCAGCGCGGGTGCTGTAA
- a CDS encoding SGNH/GDSL hydrolase family protein, whose protein sequence is MQRWFGQAVILIALVAVGFGAWVLLKSQRDCQQVSLLFIGNSYTFGHDMPDLLADLADAGEPGYCLELESVVAGSATLEYHWQSGEALQKLQSKSWNYVVLQEQSMGTIEFPQRFQQAASRWIQAIRQTGATPVLFVTWAREHSPQQQATINAAYNQAAGQQAILVQAGSAWQYVRQHDRSIALYEPDQSHPTLNGAYLTACVFYTTLFNPPTQPLPNLTDLSDAQAAYLQQVAWQMRR, encoded by the coding sequence ATGCAGCGTTGGTTTGGTCAAGCCGTAATCTTAATTGCCCTAGTAGCAGTAGGTTTTGGCGCTTGGGTATTGCTCAAATCGCAACGTGATTGCCAACAAGTCAGCCTACTTTTTATTGGGAATAGCTATACATTTGGCCATGATATGCCCGATCTCTTGGCCGATTTGGCTGATGCTGGTGAGCCAGGCTATTGCCTTGAGCTTGAAAGCGTTGTGGCCGGCAGTGCAACCCTTGAGTATCATTGGCAGTCTGGCGAGGCTTTGCAAAAACTCCAAAGCAAATCCTGGAATTATGTGGTACTCCAAGAGCAAAGCATGGGCACGATTGAATTTCCCCAGCGCTTTCAACAAGCAGCCAGCCGTTGGATTCAAGCTATTCGCCAAACGGGCGCAACTCCAGTTTTATTTGTGACTTGGGCACGTGAACACTCACCGCAACAGCAAGCGACAATTAATGCTGCCTACAATCAGGCAGCGGGACAACAGGCCATTTTAGTTCAAGCTGGCTCGGCTTGGCAATACGTGCGCCAACACGATCGTTCGATTGCCCTGTATGAGCCAGATCAAAGTCACCCAACATTAAATGGAGCCTACTTAACTGCTTGTGTCTTTTACACCACCCTGTTTAATCCGCCAACCCAACCACTACCTAATTTAACAGATTTGTCGGATGCACAGGCCGCCTATTTGCAGCAGGTTGCTTGGCAAATGCGCCGCTAA